One region of Oryza sativa Japonica Group chromosome 5, ASM3414082v1 genomic DNA includes:
- the LOC4337918 gene encoding G-type lectin S-receptor-like serine/threonine-protein kinase At2g19130: MIPQLYIFLGLLLFSLHGAPPYSAAAVNDTLLAGESIAVSDKLMSRNGKFTLGFFQPSVVSKSGNITSPNWYVGIWFSNISEFTTVWVANRDNPVTDLQLNQTRLKLSNDGNLVISSNASTIWSSATVANTTIATTMNTTSVVLANNGNLMIIGSSSTSNVSWQSFEHPADVMLPGAKFGWNKATGATIKYFSKKNLIDPGLGLYYFQLDNTGIVLARSNPAKTYWSWSSQQSSKAISLLNQLMSINPQTRGRINMTYVDNNEEEYYAYILLDESLNVYGVLDISGQLIINVWSQDTRSWQQVYTQPISPCTAYATCGPFTICNSLAHPVCNCMESFSQTSPEDWEVGNRTVGCSRNTPLDCGNMTSSTDVFQAIARVQLPSNTPQRVDNATTQSKCAQACLSYCSCNAYSYENNICSIWHGDLLSVNSNDGIDNSSEEVLYLRLSAKDVPSSRKNNRKTIVGVIIATCIASFLVMLMLILLILRKKCLHTSQLVGGIVAFRYSDLCHGTKNFSEKLGGGGFGSVSKGVLSDSTIIAVKKLDGAHQGEKQFRAESKATILNWTTRYNLAIGVARGLSYLHQSCKECIIHCDIKPENILLDASFTPKIADFGMAAFVGRNFSRVLTTFRGTVGYLAPEWISGVAITPKVDVYSFGMVLLEMLSGKRNSQKVCIDDNSNQVAPFPVTAISKLLEGDVRSLVDPKLNGDFSLEEAERLCKVAYWCIQDNEVDRPTMSEVVLVLEGLHNLDMPPMPRLLAALAL, from the exons ATGATTCCCCAGCTTTACATATTTCttggcctcctcctcttctccctgcaCGGTGCTCCACcatactccgccgccgccgtgaatgATACTCTCCTGGCAGGCGAATCGATCGCCGTCAGCGACAAGCTCATGTCAAGAAATGGCAAGTTCACGCTCGGCTTCTTCCAGCCAAGCGTTGTCAGTAAGTCCGGTAACATCACCTCTCCCAATTGGTACGTTGGCATATGGTTCAGTAACATCTCGGAATTTACTACTGTCTGGGTTGCTAATAGAGATAATCCAGTCACTGACCTCCAGCTCAACCAGACACGGCTAAAACTATCAAACGATGGCAATCTTGTCATCTCAAGCAATGCCTCCACAATTTGGTCCAGTGCTACTGTTGCCAATACGACAATAGCCACCACCATGAATACTACTAGTGTCGTTCTCGCTAACAATGGCAACCTTATGATAATAGGAAGCTCATCGACATCAAATGTGTCGTGGCAGAGCTTCGAACACCCAGCAGATGTTATGCTTCCTGGAGCCAAGTTTGGTTGGAACAAGGCCACTGGTGCCACTATCAAGTATTTCTCAAAGAAGAACCTGATTGACCCTGGTCTTGGCTTGTACTATTTTCAGCTTGACAACACAGGGATTGTCCTTGCCCGTAGTAACCCTGCTAAAACGTATTGGTCTTGGTCATCACAACAGTCATCAAAGGCTATATCATTGCTTAATCAGCTGATGAGCATAAATCCACAGACTAGAGGTCGGATTAACATGACATATGTCGATAACAATGAAGAAGAGTACTATGCATACATTTTGTTAGATGAATCATTAAACGTATACGGCGTGCTAGACATCTCTGGTCAGCTTATCATAAATGTTTGGTCGCAAGACACACGGTCTTGGCAACAGGTATACACCCAACCTATTTCCCCCTGCACGGCATACGCTACATGTGGACCTTTCACAATCTGCAATAGCCTTGCACATCCTGTCTGTAACTGTATGGAGAGCTTCTCTCAAACGTCACCTGAAGATTGGGAGGTTGGCAATAGAACAGTAGGGTGCTCCAGAAACACTCCGTTGGATTGCGGTAACATGACAAGTTCAACGGACGTGTTCCAAGCCATAGCTCGCGTTCAATTGCCCTCCAACACACCACAAAGAGTAGATAATGCCACCACTCAGAGCAAATGTGCACAAGCATGTCTTAGTTACTGCTCCTGCAATGCATATTCCTATGAAAATAACATATGCTCTATTTGGCATGGAGATTTACTTAGTGTAAATAGTAATGATGGCATTGATAATAGTTCCGAAGAAGTTCTATACCTTCGCCTTTCCGCTAAAGATGTGCCAAGTTCGAGAAAAAACAATAGAAAGACAATCGTTGGAGTTATTATTGCGACATGCATTGCTTCTTTTCTGGTAATGCTCATGCTGATCTTACTGATATTGAGGAAGAAATGTTTACATACCAGTCAATTGGTTGGTGGAATTGTGGCCTTTAGATACAGTGATTTATGTCATGGTACTAAAAATTTCTCTGAAAAGCTTGGAGGAGGTGGTTTTGGTTCTGTATCCAAGGGAGTGCTAAGTGACTCCACTATTATAGCAGTGAAAAAGCTTGACGGTGCTCATCAGGGAGAGAAGCAGTTCAGGGCTGAG AGCAAGGCTACTATCCTGAATTGGACCACCAGGTACAACCTAGCCATAGGAGTTGCTAGAGGATTGTCCTACTTGCATCAGAGCTGCAAAGAATGCATCATACATTGTGACATTAAGCCAGAAAACATACTTCTCGATGCATCATTTACTCCTAAAATTGCCGACTTTGGGATGGCGGCATTTGTAGGAAGGAATTTTAGCCGAGTTCTAACTACGTTCAGAGGAACCGTAGGGTATCTTGCCCCGGAGTGGATTAGCGGAGTCGCTattacaccaaaagttgatgttTATAGTTTCGGCATGGTACTGTTAGAAATGTTATCGGGAAAAAGGAATTCACAAAAAGTATGTATTGATGACAACAGTAATCAGGTTGCCCCTTTCCCTGTGACGGCCATTAGCAAGCTTCTTGAGGGAGATGTCCGGAGTTTGGTAGACCCAAAGTTAAATGGTGACTTCAGTCTAGAAGAGGCTGAAAGACTTTGCAAAGTTGCATATTGGTGTATCCAAGATAATGAGGTCGATCGGCCAACAATGAGTGAAGTGGTTCTGGTTCTTGAGGGACTACATAATCTTGATATGCCTCCAATGCCAAGACTACTTGCTGCTTTAGCATTATGA
- the LOC4337919 gene encoding G-type lectin S-receptor-like serine/threonine-protein kinase At2g19130: MTPHQLYIFLGLLLFSLHGAPPCSAAVNDTLTAGESLAVSDKLVSRNGKFTLGFFQPSFVTNSGNITSPNWYVGIWFSNISAFTTVWVANRDNPVTDLQLNQTRLELSKDGDLVISSNASIIWSSATVANTTTVTTMNTTSVILANNGNLMIIGSSPTSNVSWQSFDHPADVMLPGAKFGWNKVTGATIKYVSKKNLIDPGLGLYYFQLDNTGIVLARSNPAKTYWSWSSQQSSKAISLLNQMMSINPQTRGRINMTYVDNNEEEYYAYILSDESLYVYGVLDISGQLIINVWSQDTRSWQQVYTQPVSPCTAYATCGPFTICKGLANPVCSCMESFSQKSPQDWEVGNRTAGCFRNTPLDCGNTTSSTDVFQAIARVQLPSNTPQSVDNATTQSKCAQSCLSYCSCNAYSYENNRCSIWHGDLLSVNSNDGIDNSSEDVLYLRLSTKDVPSSRKNNRKTIVGVIAAACIVCFLVMLMLILLILKKKLLHASQLGGGIVAFRYSDLRHATKNFSEKLGGGGFGSVFKGVLSDSTIIAVKKLDGARQGEKQFRAEVSSIGLIQHINLVKLIGFCCKGDKRLLVYEHMENGSLDAHLFQSKATVLNWTTRYNLATGVARGLSYLHHSCKEYIIHCDIKPENILLDALFTPKIADFGMAAFVGRNFSRVLTTFRGTIGYLAPEWISGVAITPKVDVYSFGMVLLEILSGKRNSHKVCTDDNNSNQVAFFPVTAISKLLEGDVQSLVDPELNGDFSLEEAERLCKVACWCIQDNEVNRPTMSEVVRVLEGLHNFDMPPMPRLLAALAI; encoded by the coding sequence ATGACTCCCCACCAGCTTTACATATTTCttggcctcctcctcttctccctacACGGTGCACCGCCGTGCTCGGCCGCCGTGAATGATACTCTCACGGCAGGCGAATCGCTCGCCGTCAGCGACAAGCTCGTGTCAAGAAACGGCAAGTTCACGCTCGGCTTCTTCCAGCCAAGCTTCGTCACTAACTCTGGCAACATCACCTCTCCCAATTGGTACGTTGGCATATGGTTCAGTAACATCTCGGCATTTACTACTGTCTGGGTTGCAAATAGAGATAATCCGGTTACTGACCTCCAGCTCAACCAAACACGGCTAGAACTATCAAAAGATGGCGATCTTGTCATCTCAAGCAATGCCTCCATAATTTGGTCCAGTGCTACTGTTGCCAATACGACAACAGTCACCACCATGAATACTACTAGTGTCATTCTCGCTAACAATGGCAACCTTATGATAATAGGAAGCTCACCGACATCGAATGTGTCGTGGCAGAGCTTCGACCACCCAGCAGATGTTATGCTTCCTGGAGCCAAGTTTGGCTGGAACAAGGTCACTGGTGCTACTATCAAGTATGTCTCAAAGAAAAACCTGATTGACCCTGGTCTTGGGTTGTATTATTTTCAGCTTGACAACACAGGGATTGTCCTTGCCCGTAGTAACCCTGCTAAAACATATTGGTCTTGGTCATCACAACAGTCATCAAAGGCTATATCATTGCTTAATCAGATGATGAGCATAAATCCACAAACTAGAGGTCGGATTAACATGACATATGTCGATAATAATGAAGAAGAGTACTATGCATACATTTTGTCGGATGAATCATTATATGTATACGGCGTGCTAGACATCTCTGGTCAGCTTATCATAAATGTTTGGTCGCAAGATACACGGTCTTGGCAACAGGTATACACCCAACCTGTTTCCCCCTGCACAGCATATGCTACATGTGGACCTTTCACAATTTGCAAAGGCCTTGCAAATCCTGTCTGTAGCTGTATGGAGAGCTTCTCTCAAAAGTCACCTCAAGATTGGGAGGTTGGCAATAGGACAGCAGGGTGCTTCAGAAACACTCCGTTGGATTGTGGTAACACAACAAGTTCAACGGACGTGTTCCAAGCCATAGCTCGCGTTCAATTGCCCTCCAACACCCCACAAAGTGTAGACAATGCCACCACTCAGAGCAAGTGTGCACAATCATGTCTTAGTTACTGCTCCTGCAATGCATATTCCTATGAAAATAACAGATGCTCTATTTGGCATGGAGATTTGCTAAGTGTAAATAGTAATGATGGCATTGATAATAGTTCTGAAGATGTTCTCTACCTTCGCCTCTCCACTAAAGATGTGCCAAGTTCGAGAAAAAACAATAGAAAGACAATCGTTGGAGTTATTGCTGCTGCATGCATTGTTTGTTTTCTGGTAATGCTCATGCTGATCTTACTGATATTGAAGAAGAAACTTTTACATGCCAGTCAATTGGGTGGTGGAATTGTGGCCTTTAGGTACAGTGATTTACGTCATGCTACTAAAAATTTCTCTGAAAAGTTAGGAGGAGGTGGTTTTGGTTCTGTATTCAAGGGAGTGCTAAGTGACTCAACCATTATAGCAGTGAAAAAACTTGACGGTGCTCGTCAGGGAGAGAAGCAATTCAGGGCTGAGGTGAGCTCAATTGGATTGATCCAACATATCAACCTTGTCAAATTGATCGGTTTCTGTTGCAAAGGTGATAAGAGGCTACTTGTGTATGAACACATGGAAAATGGTTCTCTTGATGCCCATCTATTTCAGAGCAAGGCTACAGTCCTGAATTGGACCACCAGGTACAACCTAGCCACAGGAGTTGCTAGAGGATTGTCCTACTTGCATCATAGTTGCAAAGAATACATCATACATTGTGATATTAAGCCAGAAAACATACTTCTCGATGCATTATTTACTCCTAAAATTGCCGACTTTGGGATGGCAGCATTTGTAGGAAGGAATTTTAGCCGGGTTCTAACTACATTTAGAGGAACCATAGGGTATCTTGCCCCAGAGTGGATTAGCGGTGTCGCTattacaccaaaagttgatgttTATAGTTTCGGCATGGTACTATTAGAAATCTTATCGGGAAAGAGGAATTCACATAAAGTATGTACTGATGACAACAACAGTAATCAGGTTGCTTTTTTCCCTGTGACGGCCATTAGCAAGCTTCTTGAGGGAGATGTCCAGAGTTTGGTAGACCCAGAGTTAAATGGTGACTTCAGTCTAGAAGAGGCTGAAAGACTTTGTAAAGTTGCATGTTGGTGTATCCAAGATAATGAGGTCAATCGGCCAACAATGAGTGAAGTGGTTCGGGTTCTTGAGGGACTACATAATTTTGATATGCCTCCGATGCCAAGACTACTTGCTGCTTTAGCTATATGA